In Citrus sinensis cultivar Valencia sweet orange chromosome 3, DVS_A1.0, whole genome shotgun sequence, the sequence tGAAAGGAACTAATTAGACTATTTCACCTTCAATCTTTTTCTCATTGGGGAActttattcatttgtttgttattgATAATGGGTGACTGTGGCGACGTTGCACAGGCACAAATAAATTCAGAAAGTGGTACAGTTTGGCGATAGCATCTTTCtgttgaattaaattttcatatcttTTAAACTCTTTGATATGAATGAATTAATCAGTCTTGTGGCCTGTAAATGACAATAGGACTCCTAACAACGTGACGAGGGCTTTTCCATTCAAGCGAACCTGACAGCACTTGTGTACTTGACATTGGTTTTGCCTTCACCACGACTGAGAAGCTCCGTTTATGCGAGGTTCTCGAGAAGGAGAGACTCATTGGCTTAACAGTGATATTCACTCCTTTTGGAGCTTTAATTGTGGCGTTGTAGATTGATAGACGAGGGCCAACATTGGTGACTCTCCTTCGGAAAATGGCTGTGGTTAGCTCTCCATTGCTTTTCAAGCTTACTTGCATTGTAGGATAGTTAAGAGCATCATAGCCGACTCCAGGAATCAATGAGGTGCAATTTATGGATTTTGAACCGACTAAAACAGCTAGAGATGATCCGTTATAACCCTCGTGGCATAGGAATTGGATGTAACTCATGTCATCCATGTCGTAAACTAAGCCAGGGCTCACTGCTTTCTGTGGGTTCACTTGGCCGGCGCCATAGGCAAATTCAGCCTCATTGTTAACCCTCTGGCTCATTGGTTTTGCTGGATAAAGATCCATAGAAAAATAAGCCAATGACCAAAGTGAAAATAACAAGTCCAGAGATGCCTTTATCAAGAGGAATTGAGAAACTTAGATTATGTTTTACCTGTGGTCATGATGGCTGATTTGATTGCGGCCGGAGACCAACTTGGATGGAATGACTTAACATAGGCAACTACACCAGCAATATGAGGGCAAGCCATGGAAGTTCCGGACATGAgagtaaattttgaatattggGTGTCACCTTTCAACCCAGTAAGTGACTTCATTAGAGTGTAAGATGCCAAAATATCAATGCCTGGTGCTGCAATATCAGGCTGATAATGCAcaatacaaaaagaaacaGTCAGTACCGGGCCTTATTACTAGGAGCAgccaaaaagagaaaagatttaaggaTGAAACTGTAGATTTATACCTTAAGAAGGTGTTTTGACCCTGGATTTGGGCCccgagaagaaaaagaagctaTAAATGGAGCACGGACTTTGACTTCCTGGGATTTGTATATCACTGCCGATGGTGATCTGCATTCATACAAGTAAGTTGAATATTCATTCAGACCAATTAtcaaacatttgaaaaattctgAACATATCAAAGCTATAATTTCAAGCTAGCAACATATGCCTGCAGGGGCTGTCACTGGACAGAACagataatttgatattttaccTTGTAGAATGAATATAATCAGTAATGTTATCACCATCAGTGACATTAACCATGGTTCCCGGTGCCATATAGATCTGGGCAACATCTAGAAACTGCTCACTTCCAACTATAATGCCAACCCCTCCAATTCCTTTAATAACAGAATCAGCACCCCATGTTCCTAGCTTGCAGTAAACAAGTTTTCCCTTCACCTTTTTAGGGTCCAATGAGTCATCAAAACAGAATCTGCAATTAATTATGGATAGATATTCctaatcattttttgttttctttctctttttctttcccatcgagactctatatatatatatataacaattgttatatatatataacaattaaaataactcGGATGATCAAATTACTACCTTGCACTATCCCGGCTTTCAGAGTTCTTGGCAACATCAGCCCCACTAACAAGTGGGTAAAATTTCTCCTTTGGATCAAATGTGTT encodes:
- the LOC102615770 gene encoding subtilisin-like protease SBT4.14 isoform X1, with product MAKLMMKCLCYFSYQLLLILILTAPLDATEENQKNFYVAYLGDQPVDKDLAVQTHIQILASVKGGSYHDAKESIVYSYTESFNAFAAKLSNDEAQKLQRMDRVLSVFPNRYHQLHTTRSWDFIGLPQTARRNLKIESDIVVGLMDTGITPESESFKDSGFGPPPAKWKGKCDHFANFSGCNNKLIGARYFKLDGTPDPWDILSPIDVDGHGTHTSSTLAGNVVANASLYGLARGAARGAVPNARVAAYKVCWVSSGCSDMDILAAFDAAIHDGVNVISISIGGATEDYASDTISVGAFHALKKGIVTVASAGNDGPKWGTVSNHAPWLVTVAASGIDRQFKSKVKTGNGRSVSGVGVNTFDPKEKFYPLVSGADVAKNSESRDSARFCFDDSLDPKKVKGKLVYCKLGTWGADSVIKGIGGVGIIVGSEQFLDVAQIYMAPGTMVNVTDGDNITDYIHSTRSPSAVIYKSQEVKVRAPFIASFSSRGPNPGSKHLLKPDIAAPGIDILASYTLMKSLTGLKGDTQYSKFTLMSGTSMACPHIAGVVAYVKSFHPSWSPAAIKSAIMTTAKPMSQRVNNEAEFAYGAGQVNPQKAVSPGLVYDMDDMSYIQFLCHEGYNGSSLAVLVGSKSINCTSLIPGVGYDALNYPTMQVSLKSNGELTTAIFRRRVTNVGPRLSIYNATIKAPKGVNITVKPMSLSFSRTSHKRSFSVVVKAKPMSSTQVLSGSLEWKSPRHVVRSPIVIYRPQD
- the LOC102615770 gene encoding subtilisin-like protease SBT4.14 isoform X2, producing the protein MPPKKIKSENLNEQNFYVAYLGDQPVDKDLAVQTHIQILASVKGGSYHDAKESIVYSYTESFNAFAAKLSNDEAQKLQRMDRVLSVFPNRYHQLHTTRSWDFIGLPQTARRNLKIESDIVVGLMDTGITPESESFKDSGFGPPPAKWKGKCDHFANFSGCNNKLIGARYFKLDGTPDPWDILSPIDVDGHGTHTSSTLAGNVVANASLYGLARGAARGAVPNARVAAYKVCWVSSGCSDMDILAAFDAAIHDGVNVISISIGGATEDYASDTISVGAFHALKKGIVTVASAGNDGPKWGTVSNHAPWLVTVAASGIDRQFKSKVKTGNGRSVSGVGVNTFDPKEKFYPLVSGADVAKNSESRDSARFCFDDSLDPKKVKGKLVYCKLGTWGADSVIKGIGGVGIIVGSEQFLDVAQIYMAPGTMVNVTDGDNITDYIHSTRSPSAVIYKSQEVKVRAPFIASFSSRGPNPGSKHLLKPDIAAPGIDILASYTLMKSLTGLKGDTQYSKFTLMSGTSMACPHIAGVVAYVKSFHPSWSPAAIKSAIMTTAKPMSQRVNNEAEFAYGAGQVNPQKAVSPGLVYDMDDMSYIQFLCHEGYNGSSLAVLVGSKSINCTSLIPGVGYDALNYPTMQVSLKSNGELTTAIFRRRVTNVGPRLSIYNATIKAPKGVNITVKPMSLSFSRTSHKRSFSVVVKAKPMSSTQVLSGSLEWKSPRHVVRSPIVIYRPQD